A single region of the Garra rufa chromosome 20, GarRuf1.0, whole genome shotgun sequence genome encodes:
- the LOC141294198 gene encoding cilia- and flagella-associated protein 410-like yields the protein MKLTRKLVLARAKASDLESVKKLNCWGCNLTDISIFVEIPNIEVLTLSANKISSLEHISSCQHLSELYLRRNNIPSLSELKHLQQLRCLKVLWLAENPCCDADPHKYRMTVIRNLPGLHKLDNQVVTEEELTLALKEGEELVSSPGPAPTSSTNGLTEADSETDPLNYSMEETNKIRAQLGMKLLPRDKFPSLSSPRETGDTLKRKSHTLEAVLLLMKDLDVEELKIVQSVTESKLRSRSRRREREKSPICS from the exons ATGAAATTAACGCGCAAACTGGTTCTGGCTCGAGCTAAAGCATCGGATCTGGAAAGCGTGAAGAAATTAAACTGCTG GGGCTGCAATCTGACAGAT ATCTCCATATTTGTGGAGATTCCTAATATTGAGGTTCTCACACTGAG tGCTAATAAGATCTCCTCTCTGGAGCACATCTCGTCGTGTCAGCATCTGAGCGAGCTCTACCTGAGACGGAACAACATCCCGAGTCTGTCGGAGCTCAAGCATCTGCAGCAGCTGAGATGTCTGAAGGTGCTCTGGTTGGCCGAGAACCCCTGCTGCGACGCCGATCCACACAAATACCGCATGACCGTCATCAGAAACCTGCCCGGACTGCACAAACTGGACAACCAGG TGGTCACAGAGGAGGAGCTCACACTGGCACTGAAAGAAGGGGAGGAGCTTGTTTCTTCTCCAGGCCCCGCCCCCACCAGCTCAACCAATGGCCTTACAGAAGCTGACTCTGAGACCGATCCTCTGAATTACAGCATGGAGGAAACCAA TAAGATTCGAGCTCAGCTGGGGATGAAGCTGCTGCCCAGAGACAAGTTCCCATCGCTGTCGTCCCCGCGAGAGACCGGAGACACACTGAAGAGGAAG AGTCACACGCTGGAGGCCGTTCTCCTCCTGATGAAGGATCTGGACGTGGAAGAGCTGAAGATCGTTCAGTCGGTGACCGAGAGCAAACTCAGATCACGCAGTCGacggagagagcgagagaaatctCCCATCTGCTCATAA